In a genomic window of Branchiostoma lanceolatum isolate klBraLanc5 chromosome 12, klBraLanc5.hap2, whole genome shotgun sequence:
- the LOC136446107 gene encoding betaine--homocysteine S-methyltransferase 1-like isoform X2, which yields MGKKCLLERLAEGPVIGDGSYVFTLEKRGYVKGGPWTPEATIENPEGVKQLHREFMRAGADVLQAFTFYSTDDKLHLAGNLEGESVTCHDQNEAACKIVQEVAAEGDDVLICGGCSPTPSYMEGKGKEVVQQEFKKQVEVFAHRKEVDFLLCEFMGHVEECEWAIETMKAAGKPVACTMRVGPKGDQNGVPTGECAVRMAKAGADVVGINCLYDVNTSLKTIKIMKTALDEAGLSPYLMIQPLGYHCPEVEDMLEGYFHLPEAPFAMEPRLLTRFDVQKFARAAYELGVRYLGGCCGFEPYHIRALAEELAPERGRLPKASAKHEPWGGALKGSMFEFMRKRAGREHWENLKPALGRPDHPVLQNRLDE from the exons aTGGGTAAGAAATGTTTACTGGAGAGACTGGCGGAAGGCCCTGTTATTGGTGACGGCAGTTACGTCTTTACCCTGGAGAAACGTGGCTATGTGAAGGGCGGACCATGGACACCAGAGGCCACCATAGAGAACCCAGAAGGAG TTAAACAGCTCCACCGAGAGTTCATGCGGGCAGGGGCGGACGTCCTGCAGGCCTTTACCTTCTACTCCACCGACGATAAACTTCACCTGGCCGGTAACTTGGAGGGCGAGTCCGTTACT TGCCATGACCAAAACGAGGCAGCCTGTAAAATCGTACAGGAAGTGGCGGCGGAAGGAGACGACGTCCTGATCTGTGGAGGTTGTTCGCCCACGCCGTCATACATGGAGGGAAAAGGCAAAGAAGTAGTTCAACAAGAGTTTAAGAAACAGGTGGAAGTCTTTGCACACAGGAAAGAGGTCGACTTTCTTCTTTGCGAG TTCATGGGTCACGTGGAGGAGTGTGAGTGGGCAATAGAGACCATGAAGGCTGCTGGGAAGCCTGTTGCCTGCACGATGCGGGTCGGACCAAAGGGTGATCAGAACGGAGTTCCGACGGGAGAATGCGCCGTCAGGATGGCGAAAGCCG GAGCGGACGTTGTTGGGATCAACTGTCTTTACGATGTCAACACGAGTCTGAAGACCATAAAGATAATGAAGACAGCACTGGACGAGGCGGGCTTGTCTCCGTACCTGATGATACAGCCGTTAGGGTACCACTGTCCGGAGGTGGAGGATATGCTAGAGGGATACTTTCATCTGCCTGAAGCGCCATTCG CCATGGAGCCCCGTCTTCTGACCCGTTTTGACGTCCAGAAGTTTGCCCGAGCGGCTTACGAGTTGGGTGTGAGGTACCTGGGTGGGTGCTGCGGGTTCGAGCCGTATCACATACGCGCTCTTGCGGAGGAG CTGGCACCTGAAAGGGGGCGCTTACCCAAGGCGAGCGCCAAACACGAGCCATGGGGCGGTGCACTGAAGGGGAGCATGTTCGAATTCATGAGGAAAAG GGCTGGACGCGAACATTGGGAGAATCTGAAGCCGGCTTTGGGACGTCCCGACCACCCAGTTCTCCAAAACCGCCTCGACGAGTAG
- the LOC136446330 gene encoding transcription factor EC-like, giving the protein MALAKGRQTADSHIMNEWDYTEMVRWIGEEPEQTMALANDRQKKDNHNVIERRSTLNVNDRIKELGALLPKTAHPGMRRDKGTILRASVNYIRRLKKELHGRMGHMEERQKHMEKMNMKMSLRIQELEMLCRAHSIPTTPQTTSQINEQFMS; this is encoded by the coding sequence ATGGCTCTTGCCAAGGGCAGACAGACCGCGGACAGCCATATCATGAACGAGTGGGACTATACTGAAATGGTGAGGTGGATAGGTGAGGAACCTGAACAGACCATGGCTCTTGCCAACGACAGGCAGAAGAAAGACAACCACAACGTGATTGAGAGACGGAGTACGCTCAACGTCAACGATCGAATCAAAGAGCTGGGAGCCCTTCTGCCGAAGACAGCACACCCTGGCATGCGCCGGGATAAGGGGACGATCCTGAGGGCGTCTGTAAACTACATCAGGCGATTGAAGAAGGAATTACATGGCCGCATGGGGCATATGGAGGAGAGGCAGAAACACATGGAGaagatgaatatgaaaatgtcgCTCAGAATACAGGAGTTAGAGATGCTCTGCCGTGCACATAGCATTCCGACGACGCCACAGACCACGTCACAAATTAACGAACAGTTCATGTCATGA